The Vespula pensylvanica isolate Volc-1 chromosome 24, ASM1446617v1, whole genome shotgun sequence genome includes the window TTTTTGCAGAGAGAATATACGGAGGACTGCGTGTTCAACGAGACGTTGGAACAGCACAACTACAACACGTACAGCTCGGTGAGATGGTCGACCGGAAAAAAGACACTTTACCTCGGATTAAATCGTCGTGGACAACCTAGGAGGGTACAAGCTAAGGGTCATACACTTGGAAGATTGTCGGCATACGCGAGGGTGTTAACGCAAGTGGCACCTCCCGATCGAGTCGAGGCCCTGCAAAGGAGAATGTTAGGCGCCGAACACAATGTACGTCATCGGCACGGTAGCCATTCTCATCGGCAGCAACATCGACATCACCAggaacaacagcaacaacaacaacaacaacaacaacaacagcagcagcagcagcatcaaCATCATCAGGGAGAGCTCagtcaacaacaacaacaacagcaacaacagcagcagcagcagcatcagcAGTATCATCAACATCAGCAGAATCAGCAACACCAACAGaatcagcaacagcagcaacaacagcaacaacaacagcaacaacagttGCAAACGATTTGTCCCAATCTCCCGGCCCAAGAGAAGGACGGTAGAGATAGGTTTAGATGTCGCAAACgcaaaaaacgaaagaagagaaaacgtcGGTGCAGACCCGGGGAGAAAGTCGGTCCGCAATGTCAAATGCCGGAAGAAAAGGACGGATCGTCCGTCTCCGGGATGACATTGAGCGCGGAGACTTCCTCTCCTGAATCTAAGAGATCGTGCGAGGGTGCTGCCAGCGAGGAGGCATGTAAGAGAGAGGCATTATCCTCtacatcgagaaagagaaaattgcgGATAGGAGATGGTACCTTGTTGGAGTTGCATACGGAAGATACGTCTACGAGAAGTACGATGACTAGCAGCAGCATCACCGAGGCGACCTTGACGACTGAGGAGGATGTGCCATTGGATATGCCAGCGGCAGTTTCTAGCAACAGCAACGtcaacaacagcaacatcattgccaccgccaccgccaccactaccaacaacaacaacaacaacaacagcagcagcagcagcagcagcagcaacaacaacaacaacaacaacaacgccACCCACGAGGAGAAGGACGAGGgggaggacgaggacgaggatgaggatgaggaggaggtggagctCCTAACCACGACTAGGAGCATCGGTAAGAACCTTGAAAAAGCAACGTCAAAAAAGACAAACGTCGCCGGCACCATTAGTCAAAGTAAAAAGCCTGATTTGCTGGACggtaagaagaggaagatgaagaagagaaagaaaaaaaggaagaaggggaAGAGGGGTCCCGCTTGGCCGAGAAGGAGGAGCCCGTTAGCCAGGAAGAAGTCCGAGAGCGTGAAGCGGACGGACGAGGAGGAGGCAGGGGCTGCGGCGGAGGATGCGGAGGAGGATGCGGGGGAAGGGGATGCGGAAggggaggagggaggaggggaggaggaggagataggagaggaggaagaggagacgGAGGAGGAGGCGatggaggagaagaggaagaagaagaaaaagaagaagaagttcgcgaaggaggagagaaggggagaggtTGCGGTGGGGGTGGAGGAAAGGAGggatttgaagaaaaagaggaggaaggaggaaagggaaagggtgGAACGAGTGGAGGAgatagaggaggaggaagagaagaaaaagaagaagaagaagaaggaggaggtggtgaaAAGGGAGGAGGAAATGAAGGATATAGTCAGCAGGATCAGCGAACCAGTCGGGGAAATACCCTTGATATCAACGACGATCTCCTCGCTCTCCTTATCCTCTTATTCCTCAGCCTTGTCCTCGAACCGTTCCTCTTACTTCGACGTTGGTTCACGTGGCTCGTCccaaaaacgaaagaagacacCGAAGAGCACGAACTCTCGAACGACAacggcgtcggcgtcggcgtcgaTGTCGGCGTCGGCGTTGACGTTGCCGAGGAGGAGGAACGCGgcgtcctcctcctcttcttctcagAAACAATTGCGTCATGGCGTACGACGAAACGCCGGCGGTACATTATTGTCCTCCTCGTCGGCGAGGAATCCAAGAAAGTTAAAGGGATTTATTGCCTCGTCAGATTCGCGTCGATCTACGGCGATCCTTAATCCGAAGGAGAGGTCGGAGGATACCGATCGAGATTCGTCCAAGGACGTCGTCTTCGACTCATTAacaacgtcgtcgtcatcgtcatcgtcatcgtcgtcgttgtcgtcgtcgtcgtcgtcgtcgtcgtcgtcgtcgtcgtcgtcgtcgtcgtcgtcgtcgtcgtcgccgccgccatcatcatcgtcgtcgtcgtcgtcgtcgtccttgtcgacgatgacgacgacgacgatgacgacgaccacgaggacgaggacgactgccatgacgacaacgacgacggcgaTGATGACCaagacgatgacgacggcAACCGCTACGGCGACCGCCATGACGACTACTATGATGACTAAGACGATGACCAAAACGATAACCACTAAGACGATAGTTCCTGATACAAGTCGTCCTGAAGCTTCGAGTTTTCCTCCCTTCCTTAAGAGGAactcttcctcctcgtctAATACGTCTACCTCCAACTCCCCCACCTCCActtcctccaccacctccaacTCCTCCGCCCcctccatctcctcctcctcttcttcatcctccaCCTGTGTCGACTCGAGCGAGACGAGCAACTCGTCGCCTCTCGCTACCTTTTTGGAGTCCACCAgcacgataaagaagaagacgacgacgaagaagaagatgaacgaAGAGGtggagaggaaggagaaggaagtgAAGGACGACGATGATGGCGAAGACGAAGAATCATCATCGAGCGAGAGAAGCACGATAAAGACCGAGCGTTTACTCGGCATCGAGAGACTGGCCATGtaatgaaaacgaaataataataaaacaaaataaaataaaataagaaagaaaagagaaaagaaaagaaaagaaaaaaaggaaaaaaatgaaaaagtaaacaaaaaaaaaagttaacaaaaaaataaaaggacgaaaaacgaaacaaacaaacaaacagaaaatacAAACGtgcgaaagaaatgaaagaaaagaaagagatagcgcgaaggagagagaaaaagagagagacacacagagagagagagagagagagagagagagaaagagaaagagaaaaaaaagtaaaaaaagagaaagagtaaaaaaaacgaaagaaaaaagaaatgacgtAAATATGCGCTTCCGTGGTCTTTCACATTCGTAAGGGCTCTCGAACGAGACGCAATGTGTGCATGTACATAGTAGGATCCGCATATCTTTTTTCGACTTACTTCCGGTTTTGAACTTTGAACTTTGTTACATGATCCCATTAACGTTCGAAGGCAAGGGAGAcgttgctctttctctctctctctctctctctttctcactcttactcttactcttactctatCTATTCCTATCTctatatgtctctctctctctctctctctttttatctcaaaACTATCCTCaaatcctcttcctctttttctctttctctctgtctatctatctatctatctctgtctctatcctACACTTACATTTTGTCGTCGAAACGTAACACCTATTTCCATGTAAAAGCGGCACGCCATTTACCAAGATAACAGGAAAATATACACGTTTCACTGTAAACAGCGCCATTCGATAGATACCACAGCGAATTTAAATGCATGATCAAAGCTGGAATATTATCTTCCTAGAGTTTATATCGTATACGCGCGCTATGCgtctctgtatatatgtgtgtgtgtgtgtttctatgtggatgtgtgtgtgtgtgcgcgcgctcGCATgcgtatgtgtacgtacgtacgtacgtactttgAATAAAAGCATATTTAAGAATCATTAACGAATCATTAAACGCCGCCATTAGATATTGCGTTATTTCCGTGATTCATAAATTTAACTCCTATTCGCTAAACATAGTTGAGTTGATTTGAGTCTCGATCGATATTCTCTTAAGcgttatatattctttcgaatGGAAATTCGATGGAGATTCATTTACAATGGCTTTTCGTTTGGCACGCACAGCACACACGGACACAATTCATCCTCATACAtccacccacacacacacacacgcacatatatataaaccccAAAACGTCTCTTTTCGTTCActgtcaaaaaaagaaaggggcaacctcttttttttttcttgtttttttctttttctttttcatcaccGTCAGCTTTTTTCAtcgtctcctttttcttcttcttcttcttcttctttttttcttttttattcttctcacttttttttcaatgttcgTATTTAACGAAGAAACTCGTCCTATTTAGAGcaataagtataattaatcgataaggTTATTTAGCGTATTAATTTTGCGAAAGGtatcaatgataaaaatacgagagagagagagagagagagagagagagaaggagaaagagaataaaatatcaaatgaacaaaaaaggaatgaaagagagaacgatagtAATACTGTTCGTCGTATGTCTCTATCTCCGAAACTCTCCTCGtacgttgaaaagaaaaaggaaaagaaaaagaaataaaaaaaatcaaagaaagaaaaattaatgtatgtatgtatgtatgtatgcatgtatgtacgtatgcatgtatgtatgtgtgcatgtatgtatggcATCCGCCATGTTTccatgaaatataataaatatatgtacataattctCAAATACGTGAAAAGAAAACTCGTCGTGTGTTCTTTATCGTGAATAAAATTGTcctcgataaaattaatataaaaagaaattgataattaaatcaaaatatagatgaacgaaataataatatttcgatgatATCGAGATGGACATGTTTGTATCGGCCATATTGAAAACGATCGtctctatgtatatctattttcGAAATACGTGTGAAGAACGCTCGTCGTATGTTCTccataaaagtaaaaaaaaaaaattaatattgtccTCGacagaattaatataaaaattaatgattaaatataaaatatatgaaagaaattataatatttcaatgatattatCGATCGGCCATATTTGAGATCGGCCAtcattcttctcgtttttctttctttcatgaaTAATTATGTATCTTGATGaattagtataatattaatcaaaatagcgaacgaaaatatcgttaaaacacttggaaaatatttctaagagatgaatgaaaatagatagaaatataagagaaaaaaaaagagaaagtgagagagagagagagagagagagagagagagagagagagagagagagagagagagaaagagagagagagaaagaatgaaaaaaagaacaaggagAGGGAGTGAAAGAATGATCGTCGTTTGGATATATCTTGCGGATATCCTCGATGTATTTTTCGAAGACTATAAATTTGTCTAAGACATTTGTTAAATGAGTACCCCTTTTGAAAGGAACAGTTAATCGGAATTTCTCAAATGCTACTACCATGGTGGTAGCCGTTTAGAGCTAgacgtcgaaataaaaatagagaaaaaagagagaaaaacaagaaagagagagaaagaaagacagacagatatatataaaagatatatatatatatatatatatatatatatatatatataaagagagaaaaagagaaaaaacaggaaaaatagagagatgaagaaaacgTTTTACATCGTACATAAGTACGTATGAGAAatacgattgatcgatcgattcctcTTGGAtgtatttcgatcgatttctagatatctttttctcaaagAGATGATGATCTTTAAAAAACGTTTCTCTCAATTTcattgcaaatatatatatatatatatgaataaataaataaataaataataattataattatgattataatgataataataatgataataataataataataataataatattaataataatattaataataatattaataataaacaaacaaattctTGTAAAAGCGAATTGTTAATCTAAtaggatatttattttaaaaactattatttattgtaaacaATTGCAAACACGACACATGAATACTATTGTAACGATCCATCGATCATGCTCTTTACTTACATTCATCATTCTTTGATCTGATGATGCTTTAACGTCTACTTAAATCGTTCACGTCAAAGTGGATCGCAGTGTTACAATGTTGACACTAATCAAATGAGAATACGTTGCTTCTGcttgaaagaaaggaaagaagacaaaaaagaaacaaacaaacaaaaatgaaaacgtaaacgaaacaagtatatatatatatatatatatatatatatatatatatatatttctcgccCAAGCACGTTGTGTCTGTCATGGTTCCTTCCAATTAGTATTACATAATcgcttaattatttaattaattaattaattaattatattactaataataaataatatccattaataaataatatcaataataataacaataataattataacaacgatgatgataataataactataataattataatattaataattataacaataagaatgataataataataataataataataataataatcgaaaatcaaTGGCCGAACatgtaatttttcttagaTGACATatcgaaatcattttaatcattaataataacaataataataataatataaatataaatgatgataataataatgataataataataatattaataatagtaataataataataataataatgatgataataatgatattaataataataatgatgatgataattatgatgattatgatgatgatgatgatgatgatgataatgatcattttgaaaaatttatacccaatcatgaaatttttcttaaatgtcATTAAAATCAAaggacttcttttttttatacatattatataaatatatatatatatatatatgtatgtatgtatatgtatatatatcttatcgtGCTTTTGATTGGCTGGTAGCAAAAGGAATGAGTAGGATTAATTACATTGACTacgcctctctctttctatttctctttctatctatgtttctctctctctctctctctctctctttcgttcattaCGCTTTCTGATAAGCGTATCtctctcactgtctctctccctctccctgtctctctctcttactctctatctctttctctctttcgcttccGGCATCTTCGGTGAAAATTGGGTCACTTTAGCACAAATTAAACAACGTTATCCGTTTTAATGCGTATGTGTGAATATGTGTGTTGTATGttcgtatgtgtatgtgtatgtgtgtgcgtcgAGAATAAGTTAATTAAACTACACGAATTCCAAATGATTCgaataaatgagagagaaagaaacaaagacaaagacaaagaaaaaaaaattttaagaaagaaagaaagaaagaaagaaaagagagagagggagataaaatgaaaagagaaaaaatgtcgaTCAGTATTACTGATATTCCTCcattttgaaaaaggaaaacatacgatatacataattcttttatttaccatCAATCAAGCAATTGtcatcgaaatatattaaaattgtttcaattaaaaaaaatgaaaaggaatacatatgaatatatatatatatagatgcatgtatatataaatgtgtgtatatatatatatatgcatgtacgtacgtatgtatatcgagaaaatgaaaagattaatCTCATTAgaatcgacaaaaaaaatcaGCATTTAGTAATGTCTTCGATGTctagtatcttttttctagGTTAGATTAACCTAACGAATACGTGTTTCACACTGCCacttgtataataataataataataacatttgctgtattttatttttcatagacTGAAATCTCTACGTAAactatattatacaaatatgtgtgtgcgtgtgtatatatatgtatatatacatacatatgtacaaacacacacatatattaaagaaagaaagaaagaaagaaagaaagaaggaaggaagagaaattgTCCAGAACGATGACAATAATTAATCGAGTATCCATcattttggaaaaaagaaaaaaatatatatatatttctttttttaagagaaaagaaagaagaaggaagaaatattGTCAAGTACGATGACAATAATTAACCGAGTGAGCCgccattttgaaataaaaaatgtacacaacagaatgaatttttatattttcgcttaaaaataattgcaaacaagattatttatattattattattactattcatatcttcctttttcaactTGAAAGAAAATGCAGCTATTTTCAATGctactatattttcttttatatatataaaatatatatatatatatatatcacacacaaattccttcttcttcttcttttcttcgtcgaccGGTAAAATAATAcgctttcctctttttacgCTTAAAATCGAAGGATCgaagggaggaaagaagaaggaaaatagaaaagaaaggaagaaaaagagagatagataaacagatagatagataatagagacacagagaaaaagagaaatagagagagagatacgatattattaattacatatgtaagtatgtatatcgagaaataatatgcgaaaaagaaacaaaacgaaaaaaaaagataataataataataataataataataataataataataataataataataaacaagaaaaaaaataaaagtgaatgGGTAGAGTTACCTCGCACACAGCATCCATCATCATTTAAATTTGGCCTCTCTCGCTCGAATtcgatgatattattatagaaaagtaaaataaaaaagagattaaacgATTGAAAGTTTTTAAGAGATTAGAAAttccaaagaaaagaaaaagataagaaaaagaaaaaaagaaatagagaaaattaaagattgaaataaaaaatgtcgtCCCACtcctaccaccaccaccattaccaccaccaccaccaccactaccaccaccaccaccaccaccatcaccatcaccactaccaccatatCGAagtcatataatttttagaagtaataaacgagatatattatcgattacgATTAAACGAAGCGACTCATCTTTCtccgttttatttcattgcttCTTCTGCAATAACCAGCCTCCCTCTCCGCCCAACCCCCACCCTCTGCTACTCGCAAGGtaaatctaaaattattttttttctttatttctttctttctttcttcattcattcatttctttctctttctttcttttaatcatgCGTCTCTTTCTTGAATACGTTTGAacgagaagataaagagaattcTAAATGCAATTGGatagaaatatcgatcgtttcttcttcttttatatttgttttttttttttcttcgatcgacggtaatataatttttttctttcttttttttttttttttttttgattttcccGCCACGCGAAGAATCCCGATCATCTCTCGTTcctccattttcttcttatctacATTTACACGAGGGCCGACGAGGAGAGGTATAAAGGGACATTCCCGTTCGTCTCGTTTAATATGATTAATTGACGATTTTGCCGTTGTACATCAGTAGAGAAGAATCCTCCGCAATCCTCACCTCACTCCTTCCCTTTTTACACCCCCTTACTACTCTCCTGTCCCATCCCGTCCCATCGCCGAACGCGGAAATCTAATTTACATTTTGATAGAACGATTGCACTTGCCTGGCACATTGGTCAGGTCCTTCTCTCATTGGATGGTAAGACAACTTACCTGACTACTTCTCCTCTATCGGTATTATCACGGAAGCATACGAGCAAACTGATCAAGCCGCAGCTAGTGTGTACCTACTTATACTTATACTCAACTACGAGAGCAGAAACAGCAGTATATGATATGGTCGATGCTAATGTAACCTGTCAGTCAAGTATTTTATAACTTGAAAGCATATTTGTATTTACAtcgcatatatttatatatatatatatatatatatataaatgtatgtatgtatgtatgtatatacattcgcAATCTTTCAAGATATACTcgtattttacttttcatttcgaaCCTGATTACgtattaatgtatgtatgtccgAAAATTATGTCAACTGTTTACGAACACTTTCATCGCGATTAACGTTATTAACCAACACGCTTACTTCAACgattaatcgttattatcgttttctttgaaAACACAAAGTCTGCGAAAGCTATCGATTAAAATACGATCAACgaattataaaagagaaatgaaagaataattttttctcttggaaattgaattaaagaaaacatAACCTACGACGATCTGATTGATATATGAATACATTatgatgttttatatttatgacaGGGTGATTATGTTagtattctatttttaatgaaacatatatatatatatatatatatatatatatatatgtatgtatgtacgtatgtagatgTAATTTGTAAGAAAGTCCTAAAGATAGTATTGAGTTTTGTTTGTTATCAACCGAATTAGTTACCTACTCTTTTAATTATGTAGAATTCTTCTTTAACGACGCtcgataaaacaattattattcaagTGTACAGTTTCTGTTATACTCTGATAAAGTTTAATCGCTTAATATTCGATCAAACACAACGTCTTAACCTTAGAATGTTTATCTAAACGATTTAACGTTCGTAGTTGACTTATATTAGAACGAGAATTATTTAGACAATAACAAAAGCGTACAAGGatacat containing:
- the LOC122637082 gene encoding general transcriptional corepressor trfA codes for the protein MMPGEIDKDVRRRVRHCDYRASCPIKDHLITRLKNNDELIRGRSRSIVGSVVVVSAAPIDLINDAGVRAERSANLSHITGASRKIQMYIKNRHLQILPDGTVNGSNDDTSDYTIFQRTSVSRGQLRIQGVATCLYLCMDSCGLLYGSREYTEDCVFNETLEQHNYNTYSSVRWSTGKKTLYLGLNRRGQPRRVQAKGHTLGRLSAYARVLTQVAPPDRVEALQRRMLGAEHNVRHRHGSHSHRQQHRHHQEQQQQQQQQQQQQQQQQHQHHQGELSQQQQQQQQQQQQQHQQYHQHQQNQQHQQNQQQQQQQQQQQQQQLQTICPNLPAQEKDGRDRFRCRKRKKRKKRKRRCRPGEKVGPQCQMPEEKDGSSVSGMTLSAETSSPESKRSCEGAASEEACKREALSSTSRKRKLRIGDGTLLELHTEDTSTRSTMTSSSITEATLTTEEDVPLDMPAAVSSNSNVNNSNIIATATATTTNNNNNNNSSSSSSSSNNNNNNNNATHEEKDEGEDEDEDEDEEEVELLTTTRSIGKNLEKATSKKTNVAGTISQSKKPDLLDGKKRKMKKRKKKRKKGKRGPAWPRRRSPLARKKSESVKRTDEEEAGAAAEDAEEDAGEGDAEGEEGGGEEEEIGEEEEETEEEAMEEKRKKKKKKKKFAKEERRGEVAVGVEERRDLKKKRRKEERERVERVEEIEEEEEKKKKKKKKEEVVKREEEMKDIVSRISEPVGEIPLISTTISSLSLSSYSSALSSNRSSYFDVGSRGSSQKRKKTPKSTNSRTTTASASASMSASALTLPRRRNAASSSSSSQKQLRHGVRRNAGGTLLSSSSARNPRKLKGFIASSDSRRSTAILNPKERSEDTDRDSSKDVVFDSLTTSSSSSSSSSSSPPPSS